Genomic window (Rosa chinensis cultivar Old Blush chromosome 6, RchiOBHm-V2, whole genome shotgun sequence):
GGTTGGGGCAAAATGGCAATTAACAATTGATCAAAACCATTTAACATCAAAAATCATGACAAACTCAACTTATTTTTCAGTACAGCTGGAAATGAGAGTTTACTGCTATATGCATGGTATTGCTAGCTGGTCGAACTGGACAAGTTTATTCTTGTTGAGGGTGAGAGTTGATATAAAACATCAATAGCTAGCCACCAACTGACTGAAGTTCATGGGTGTCATATATCTTGTTCCTGCACCATAAAGTGTTCGTGCTGCTAGTTGCGACGCAAACTCAGTAGGATGATACAAGTCCCAGAATAGGAACTCCTGACGATTCGAACAAAGGTTGGGGTCAAAAATTGTAACGCATGCTTTTTCTCCATTTAACCTCCCGTAACCACAGCAGGCTGATTGAACGTCCTTAAACCCTAGCAAATTGAAAACTGCAATATGACTCGCAAATCACAATATCCATATTTGCCACAATAAAATTTTAGTCTTGATAGCAACGAGTCCGTTCAAGACTGCATTCATCCTAGACTTTGACAATGTATGGCAGTTGTTATATTCTAATAGGGCTCAATCGGCTCATATACTTTCTCCATCTTAAAGTATCAAAGTCACAAGTAAATTAAGACGAAGTTATTTCCAAGACGTGCTCGTGTAAAACATATAAAATGACTGTTATTTTCAAGGAGCCTGAAATCTAATTATGGCCTTTAACAAGTGATTGTCAAAATAAAGGGGTTGTCTAGAGTACTTGGATATTTATCATATACTCATTTACatctaattgaaccaaaattatAATTTAGTTGAACCAAATTTATAACATTAACAACAAAGTTATCACATTTGTTTTacacatttacatataattgaaccaAGTTACTACATCGACAACAATTTATttataaacttgtaaaaatatcgtAGGTGGGTAATTACCTgtaatagaactaaaattacccaAAAAATAACTCTATTTACCACAATGACAACAAAATTATTGTTAGATCTGTAAATGAGTGtatcacatacatacatacaagTACCGTAAAATTTCCCCAAAATAAATAAGACAGATTCAACTACCCACCCCCACAAAAGATAAGGAAATATTAAAACTAAAACGTCCTCTAAtccaattttaattttatatcaaacctaaaatattaaatcaaaatgcatttgatgcTTACCAAAGGCTAATGGGTCTTGAATGATACTCATGGTCATTTCATAGGCATTTCCAAGTGAATACCTCATCCCTTTCAAATCCGAGCTCAATTTCCGCAGGAGAGCGTGTGTTTCTATGAAAAATGtttgagcaagcttgtttagtTCCTTCACACAAACACTAGGGTCGACATTTGGTTGAACACGGGCATATGGACAACATCCAATTGGAGGAACACTTATAATCCCGAATTTCCGAGCTCCCAGCTTGTATAAATTCTGAAATCAAGTGATAGATACAATATTTCTTTGCTAACTGAGTTAATTAAAATGAACTGAAGggaaataaaataagaataataCTACATAAGGTGGAATATATGTGGTAACCAAAAATGTGGTTCACCTAACATTACTCATAAAATAATTGACACACACCTTCAAATGGTTCTTATACGTTAGTTGAAGACGTTCCATGTGTTCCGCTTTAAACAAGTCCGTGGCATTTGGAAAGTACTCAACTAATTCGAAAAGATCGTTGCTTCCGATACTGATGATGAACAAAGACTTGGAAAGCACGGTATCAGTTGTTTTGAAACCAACTATCTCTGTGAAATTTCCACGCACCGCTGCAAATTGTTGGATCTGATTTCCCAGTGACACAACTTCTGTCTGCAAAAGTGCAAAGTAAGTTTTGTGGATTAATTATTGACTATAGTTAAATTACTAACTAATtagcattaatttatttatctgTGCTTACCCATCTTTTTATCCCCGTGTCTTGGAAGATGCCACTTCCTGCTGAAGCAAAGTTGACTCCCTGCAGTATATTCCTTTTAAAAGTGGACATATGACTCGCGGCATACAAGAAAGGTGGTGGACTTTTCCGGCGTCCAAATAGTTTCACTGCAAAGCACCAACCAAACTCATCAATCAGAATAATATGAATTAGCTATTGCTTACTTCCAGCGCTACGGGACAATTTGTTTCATACTTTCATACCTAAGGCCAAGCTAATTATTATTTTCCGACATATTTAGAGAGAGGTGAATTTTGTAGCGGATCGTTTGGCAGATTTGGCTCACCAGTACTCTAGTCCTTCTGTTTGGTTTTTTTGTCTACCCCTTCCTGTGTCCCCAGCGTTCCATTTAGATTAGCTAGGAGGAGGTGTAAGTAGAGGGTTTGTTTTGTAGTTTCAGTTCTTCTTTTAGTCGTCGAAAAAAAAGGTCAAGCTAAATCCTTCCACATCATCAGATGGTCCAATTAAAGTATTAGTTATAGTGTATCGACACGTTGGTTAGATGTATGGTGtatcattttatttaaattGTATTGCTTCATATTAAAATTTTGTTTCCTTAAAATATCAAAAAtctaaatacacacacacactagctAAACGCTTAAAAGCTTTACTAAATTTCAAATTGCCCAAAATACATTTTAGTCTAAAAACAGATGATcatgaaatcatttttaaataaataaatacaattttttttgctTCTAAAGAAGTGGATAACAATTGAAGAGTCTTCATCGATCAATCACGTGTGAATCGCACGGGTATGAGATTAATTAGTATATATAATATGGGTCATGCATGCATGATCTATAGAATTATAgatgatatatatacacaataaTATAGTTTAACGATGGTTGTACCGATTTGGTCAGCGCTGTTAAGGCCATTGCTGAACCTCCCAGTAGGCacagaataaggaaaatcaaccCCATTTGGAGAGAAATCAGCCCTTGCTCCACTTTGGAGCAACAAGGTATTGGTGCCAACATCCACAGTTGAGTCTCCAAATATGAAAATGGCCGCAGGCGGAGCTACCTCAGATGCACTAAACACAGATaacaaacaaaatgaaacaaaaagcaTCATCAGCTTCGACTTTGCCATGGCGCCCTAGGGCTAGACCTGTGTACGTAGCTCTTGCCGGCAAAGGTTCCGATTCTCGCTACCTTTTCTGTATGAAGGTGATGGTGAACTAGGTTTTTTAATTGCTCATTTATATTACGGGAGGTCTTGGAAATGAACAACCAGGTAGTGTTAATGTTGTCGTTGTCACGGCCTCTATATTAACAATGAACTTGATTCTTTTCTGGCGAATTTGCCTAGTGATAATACCCATGCACGTGTGTTTGTATGTGTGTGTACTCTTGCTGCAGAGATCCTAATTCCCTAGAATATGAACAAACTAAAAAGTTAATTAAGAACCATATCTAATGCATGCCTTAGCTTCTGTTGCTTAGCCTAATTAATTAGTCGACCTTACTTGTGTTATTAAACAGagatccctttttttctttcttcttttattaaaCGTAGCTCGACGTACTAGGGTTTAGCCTCGACGTACTGATTCAAAGCCTTAATACTCGTATACGAGTTTATCAATGTGAATCGAAAATTTGAAAATGTGCAGAGAGCTTGACTAACTAATGACTGATTTGGATATTCAATAAAAGAAAGCTCGAGCACCCAACTTGATTAATCCTTAAACCCGATAAACTTTAAATTAGAGTTGCGGTTCAAaattattttttgggtttttgtccatttaccctaattttaGGGTCAATgctctcacttaccccattaagttttttttaattcctacGTACTTACACAAAACACTCTAAAGACTTATTTCCTTTTTCACAAAAGTTCCATTTTTACATCTTTTTATTGACATTTTTGCCCTTCTCTTAACTACCCAGCGTCCCACCCAATTAAACCCGTGTGTTTCAAAATTTCAAGCGAACGAAGAGAGAGAAGTTTCGCTTAGAGATAGAAACTCTGGTTCAcgcgatagagagagagaacggagagagagaagcttgcatggagagagaaagtagcAATGTGGCTCTATATTTCAACTCTACTTCAGCTCGGTTTGAATTGTTTCTTCGATTTCAATTCCGTttcttcgatttttttttttggatccatGTTTGCTATGCACTTCCATTGAATCTGAGTTTGTTTTCCTGTGTGTTTTGTTATTTCTGAATCGTTGCGCTAAGTTTGGTCTGTACGTGTTTCGTtaattccattttttttccttttcgaaAAGCGTGAATTTCATCTTTGATTTGGTTCGATTTGCTAATTTCATGCTTATAACTTTGTTGTGCTAAGTTTGATCTGTTTCGTTGTGCTAAGTTTGTGTGGTTTTGTTTTAGAACAGTTCGATCTATTTTGGTATTTGTGAagtgtctattgccccccaatagacccatattgggggtcaatagatGGTTCACAGagctgcttttcttcttttttgatac
Coding sequences:
- the LOC112168883 gene encoding GDSL esterase/lipase At5g18430, giving the protein MAKSKLMMLFVSFCLLSVFSASEVAPPAAIFIFGDSTVDVGTNTLLLQSGARADFSPNGVDFPYSVPTGRFSNGLNSADQIVKLFGRRKSPPPFLYAASHMSTFKRNILQGVNFASAGSGIFQDTGIKRWTEVVSLGNQIQQFAAVRGNFTEIVGFKTTDTVLSKSLFIISIGSNDLFELVEYFPNATDLFKAEHMERLQLTYKNHLKNLYKLGARKFGIISVPPIGCCPYARVQPNVDPSVCVKELNKLAQTFFIETHALLRKLSSDLKGMRYSLGNAYEMTMSIIQDPLAFVFNLLGFKDVQSACCGYGRLNGEKACVTIFDPNLCSNRQEFLFWDLYHPTEFASQLAARTLYGAGTRYMTPMNFSQLVASY